Proteins co-encoded in one Candidatus Blochmannia sp. SNP genomic window:
- the murC gene encoding UDP-N-acetylmuramate--L-alanine ligase, with translation MNLLNIPLFKSRDIMLMMSYVKKIHFVGIGGTGMCGIAEVLMYEGYDVTGSDIVHNNITRHLLEIGVKIYFGHKYSNINNANVVVISGAITPNNPEILAAKQARIPVITRTEMLSELMRFRYGIAVSGTHGKTTTTAMIANIYTESGLNPTFINGGLVKSEGVHARLGYGRYLIVEADESDGSFLHLHPIVEVITNIDTDHINAYQGNLECLKKAFISFLHNLPFYGHAVVCIDDPIICEILPKINRKIITYGFNKNADLHVFDYHQNIEKSSFTVLRPNKSKLKVTLNAPGCHNALNATAAIAVATEEGISDEHILKTMLYFQGTQRRFENLGHYSLNTINSQTGEFILIDDYGHHPAELYATIVTARIGWPNRRLIMVFQPHRYTRIKELYDDFVNVLSNVDILLILDVYSAGETPILGADSQSLCHTIRKYGKINPIFISNTQMLSDILAQFLKNNDLLLIQGAGTISEIVRKLIIKK, from the coding sequence ATGAATCTGCTTAATATACCGTTATTTAAATCAAGAGATATTATGTTAATGATGAGTTATGTCAAAAAAATACATTTTGTTGGCATAGGTGGAACTGGTATGTGTGGCATTGCAGAAGTATTAATGTATGAAGGTTATGATGTTACTGGTTCTGATATTGTACACAATAATATAACACGTCATTTACTTGAAATAGGGGTAAAAATTTATTTCGGCCATAAATATAGTAATATAAATAATGCTAATGTTGTCGTCATATCTGGCGCCATTACCCCAAATAATCCAGAAATTTTAGCTGCTAAACAAGCTCGGATTCCTGTTATTACACGCACAGAAATGTTATCTGAACTCATGAGGTTTAGATATGGGATAGCTGTTTCTGGAACACATGGGAAAACTACTACTACAGCAATGATAGCTAATATTTATACTGAGTCAGGGTTAAATCCAACTTTTATAAACGGCGGTCTAGTAAAATCCGAAGGTGTGCATGCTCGTCTTGGATATGGTCGTTATTTAATCGTAGAAGCAGACGAAAGTGATGGTTCATTTTTACATTTACATCCCATAGTAGAGGTGATTACTAATATTGATACTGATCATATAAATGCATATCAAGGAAATCTTGAATGTCTTAAAAAAGCATTTATTAGTTTTTTACATAATCTACCATTTTATGGACATGCTGTGGTGTGTATTGATGATCCCATAATTTGTGAGATCTTACCTAAGATTAATAGAAAAATTATTACTTATGGTTTTAATAAAAATGCTGATTTACATGTTTTTGATTATCATCAAAATATAGAAAAAAGTAGTTTTACTGTATTGCGTCCAAATAAATCAAAACTAAAAGTAACTTTAAATGCCCCTGGTTGTCATAATGCACTTAACGCTACGGCTGCTATTGCAGTAGCAACTGAAGAAGGAATTAGTGATGAACATATTCTTAAAACTATGTTATATTTCCAAGGAACACAACGACGTTTTGAAAATTTAGGTCATTATTCTTTAAATACAATAAATAGTCAAACAGGAGAATTTATATTAATTGATGATTATGGACACCATCCTGCTGAACTATATGCTACTATTGTAACAGCTCGAATCGGATGGCCTAATAGACGATTAATTATGGTATTTCAACCTCACAGGTACACACGTATAAAAGAATTATATGATGATTTTGTTAATGTACTTTCTAATGTAGATATTCTTTTAATATTAGATGTTTATTCTGCTGGCGAAACTCCTATTTTAGGAGCAGACAGTCAATCTCTGTGTCATACAATTCGTAAATATGGTAAAATCAATCCAATATTTATATCAAATACACAGATGTTATCAGATATACTAGCTCAGTTCTTAAAAAATAACGATTTGCTCTTAATTCAAGGAGCAGGTACAATAAGTGAAATTGTGCGTAAATTAATTATTAAAAAATAA